The genome window ATTTCTTTTTCTCTTTGATCTAAAACATCTAACATACTTTCCAATTCTTTATGAATAGTCTCTTCTATCAGCTCTTTCTCGATATCTTCTGTTCCTTTTTTAGACAAAACATCTAATAAAGTAAAATCTTCTTCACCACCTTCACCAAGTGGCATATCAAGCGAAATTGGTAATCTAACTATTGATAGTGCATTTTTTACCTTTTTAACAGACGTATTTAATCTTTTTGCGATCTCTTCTTCCGTAGGCTCTCTTCCAAGCTCTTCTTTTAATTTTTCATAAGTTTCTTTAACTTTTGCTATAAATAATGACTCTTTAACTGGTATTCTAACTGCTCCTGTTTGCTGGAATATAGTTTGCATTATTGCTTGTCTGATCCACCAAACAGCGTAAGATATAAATTTAACATTTTTATCCGGGTCAAATCTTTTTGCAGCTTCAATCAATCCTAAGTTACCTGCAGCTATTAAGTCAGTTAAAGGTACACCCCAACCCATAAAGTTTTTGGCTATGCTTACAACAAATCTTAAATTTCCTTCAACAAGTTTTTTTAAAGCTTCTTTATCTCCTTGTTTAGCTCTTATGGCAAGCTCTTTCTCTTCTTCCGGAGAAAGCATCGGATGCTTTCCCATCTGTTGCATATATAATTGTAATGTTGTCAATTCATCTTGTTCAGCCATAGGTATTTACCTCTAAGTTTACAGTTTGCCTAATTATTCACCTTAAAACAAAATTTATCAATGATTTTTCTCAAATTGAGTTTAAAAACTCTATACTACCATCAGAAAATTCAACTTTATTAAACTTAAGCTCTACTTTGATTTCATTTAAGCTTATATCTTTAACGTATCTTAAATTTGGCTTATCATCTTCATAGATAATTTCTAATGTCTTTCTAAATGTTTCTCCCGGTCTAATTTTGTTGGTTTTTAGTATATCTAAAGGTTTATAAACTTTTACAGGTTGAACTAACAGCTCGTTCCCATTTTTATCATAAACAATAAGGTTTCCATAAATCACATCTACATCTTTTTTAAAATTGCTTGTAATGTTAAAAACAAACAGTATCTTATCGTCTCTATCATAAAGTTTATTCTCGCCTTTATGGAATTTTTTTTCTAATAAAGCATATTCAACTGCCGGCTCATTTTCATTTAGAAGTATAGATTCTTTTTGTTTATTTTGAATGATAGGTCTGCCTTCCAACTGGTTAAGTCTGTCTTCAAGCTGCTTAACTTTCTGTTCAAGCTGATTTACTCTATCTTCTAAGCTATTAGCTGATGAAAAGTGTGCTACTGTTAAGACGCTTAAAAAAATAGCAGTTGTTTTTTTCATTGTCTCTCTCCATTTTGAAATAGGTTTTAGAGATAAGTATATCATAATTTTAGTATCTTACTCATATGTTAAAATAATCATACTATCAAGAGTATGGGTTTAGAAAATGTTAGAAAATGAAATTATAA of Sulfurihydrogenibium sp. contains these proteins:
- a CDS encoding RNA polymerase sigma factor RpoD/SigA → MAEQDELTTLQLYMQQMGKHPMLSPEEEKELAIRAKQGDKEALKKLVEGNLRFVVSIAKNFMGWGVPLTDLIAAGNLGLIEAAKRFDPDKNVKFISYAVWWIRQAIMQTIFQQTGAVRIPVKESLFIAKVKETYEKLKEELGREPTEEEIAKRLNTSVKKVKNALSIVRLPISLDMPLGEGGEEDFTLLDVLSKKGTEDIEKELIEETIHKELESMLDVLDQREKEIIKMRYGLNGEEPKTLEEVGEKLGISRERVRQLEQRALKKLKAVALKKHLKDFLS